In Helianthus annuus cultivar XRQ/B chromosome 8, HanXRQr2.0-SUNRISE, whole genome shotgun sequence, a single genomic region encodes these proteins:
- the LOC110873824 gene encoding uncharacterized protein LOC110873824 — protein sequence MANGLVLSCQVCGSVAMEDGSDGFLYCQQCGSQDDGIRATVVDDAEMPLSREVLEQDGRDEEIQRLREEITHKDYNLSVADSTIQDLNDKLHQALETTAAYEGMDVKLQRARKKLIKRGKDLVDIKTALVISKDEYSNAMAQIALLKADVDYRKAKVKFLKGKLKILRQEHQEK from the coding sequence ATGGCGAACGGCTTGGTTTTGTCATGCCAAGTGTGTGGGTCTGTGGCCATGGAAGATGGTTCTGATGGCTTTCTTTACTGCCAGCAATGCGGGTCTCAAGATGATGGAATTAGGGCCACTGTTGTTGATGATGCCGAAATGCCTTTGTCCCGAGAGGTTCTTGAACAAGATGGAAGGGATGAAGAAATCCAAAGGCTCAGAGAGGAGATTACGCACAAGGACTATAACTTGAGTGTTGCGGATTCAACTATCCAGGATCTGAATGACAAGTTGCATCAAGCGTTGGAAACAACCGCCGCTTATGAGGGAATGGATGTTAAGCTTCAAAGAGCTAGAAAGAAGCTGATTAAGCGCGGTAAAGACCTGGTAGATATCAAGACCGCATTAGTGATATCCAAGGATGAGTATAGCAATGCGATGGCTCAGATAGCTCTACTAAAGGCGGATGTGGACTATAGGAAGGCGAAAGTGAAGTTTTTGAAAGGAAAATTGAAGATATTGCGACAAGAACATCAAGAGAAGTAG